A genomic segment from Triticum dicoccoides isolate Atlit2015 ecotype Zavitan chromosome 1A, WEW_v2.0, whole genome shotgun sequence encodes:
- the LOC119268277 gene encoding uncharacterized protein LOC119268277 yields the protein MALSRTAMSVSFLVAVVVAAASVPAATAQAPCDSACRLKAAAEAFTAAPPTGKAAAVEILSNKTEGAVSSAESANQAAGLATHCLDDCNKLCGAGKKDLACSARCETICRVEVESLSFAADVYAKSSASEKTAVIQAIDKQARQPSDKINAIAATCIGDCGKFCAEGKKDPACATICEDGCRGRAVSVAFALATPDKKETIKKDIAAVAGLP from the coding sequence ATGGCTCTGAGCAGAACCGCGATGAGCGTGTCtttcctcgtcgccgtcgtggtggCAGCCGCATCGGTGCCGGCGGCTACCGCTCAAGCCCCATGCGACAGCGCTTGCCGTCTCAAGGCGGCGGCGGAGGCTTTCACTGCCGCCCCGCCCACCGGGAAGGCCGCCGCGGTCGAGATCTTGAGCAACAAGACTGAAGGTGccgtctcctccgccgagtccgctAACCAGGCTGCTGGGCTGGCCACCCACTGCCTAGACGACTGCAACAAGCTCTGCGGCGCAGGCAAGAAAGACCTCGCGTGCAGCGCAAGGTGCGAGACCATCTGCCGCGTCGAAGTCGAGAGCCTCTCCTTCGCCGCCGACGTGTACGCCAAGAGCTCGGCGTCGGAGAAGACGGCCGTGATTCAAGCCATCGACAAGCAGGCCCGCCAGCCAAGCGACAAGATCAACGCGATCGCTGCCACCTGCATCGGCGACTGCGGCAAGTTCTGCGCTGAGGGCAAGAAAGACCCTGCGTGCGCCACCATTTGCGAGGACGGTTGCCGTGGCAGAGCCGTGAGCGTTGCCTTCGCTTTGGCCACTCCCGACAAGAAAGAGACCATCAAGAAAGACATCGCAGCCGTCGCAGGACTTCCCTAA